The following are encoded in a window of Nitrospinota bacterium genomic DNA:
- a CDS encoding chemotaxis protein CheW — protein sequence MEMEDLLGDKSILDDFVTEAKEHLETVEEVVLSLEKQAGSAGFIEAVNLIFRVVHTIKGTAGFVGLTKLQAVAHAAETLLSMLRAGELTLKPGLVDALLAAIDSIRSMVDDVANSNSHNITEVVARLDAFILGGIRNVVDDVEKIKNQNADKVVERLDAFVAASPSLADDTAGVANDPSMESVFAEAKAAAEETAKLSAVEMPERANPLQGEKPAFTERRGERADFVDRRQETIRIKLSILDELMQLAGELVLVRNQQLLSEDRSNPNSRANIQRLDIVTSELQETIMATRMQPIGNLFNRFTRVVRDLGNKLGKQIELDITGSDVELDNTILEALADPMTHLVRNSCDHGIELPADRVKAGKKEAGKVNLRAYHRSGQINIEMSDDGKGINPAVVRRKALEKGLKTEAELAEMPEKDIVSLILLPGFSTAEQLSDVSGRGVGMDVVKTGIERLGGTLDIDSQVGKGTTVHMRLPLTLAIIPCLIVMVGKYRYAIPQVNLEELVCLYDEDVATKIECAGDTEVYRLRDKLLPIVRIDEVLKRPKPFTAADRSAITEDNRKQQEKYLAQLAGNATEGASQAPHSLNFIVVNVVNHSFGLVVDKVIGTEEIVVKPVHPAVKSLGCYAGSTVMGDGRVALILDVQGVARHAGVSFDGGAKEAAQDRNALRATDMQRVLLFKSGPAEQLAAPLSLIKRIEAIKTENIERIGGREYITIEGQSTLILRPDKHLAVSPAADKKEMFLIIPRMARHPFGVLVSQLLDTIEAGVELNTDSYAEEGLLGTAIIKDKMTLFLDIDTLIRKAEPAWFPAGGAGKTGGKILLVEDSPFYRRLVKKYLEAEGYEVAEAGNGQEGLAQLDAREFDLVISDIQMPVMDGLTFIRNLRAGSRQKGIPAIALTALNNDRDRVNAKDAGFNHYELKMSRDQLLASVAELMDIGAGNRN from the coding sequence GATCTGCTGGGAGACAAGTCCATTCTGGACGATTTTGTCACCGAGGCGAAAGAACATCTGGAGACTGTGGAGGAGGTTGTTCTAAGCCTGGAGAAACAGGCCGGGAGCGCGGGCTTCATCGAAGCGGTGAACCTGATATTCCGCGTGGTGCATACCATCAAGGGGACGGCCGGCTTCGTGGGCCTCACCAAACTGCAAGCGGTGGCCCATGCGGCGGAAACATTGCTCTCGATGCTCCGCGCCGGCGAACTGACGCTGAAACCGGGCCTTGTGGACGCGCTCTTGGCGGCCATAGACAGCATCCGCAGCATGGTCGATGACGTTGCAAACAGCAACAGCCACAACATCACCGAAGTGGTGGCCCGTCTGGATGCTTTTATCCTGGGCGGCATCCGCAACGTGGTCGATGACGTTGAAAAAATAAAAAACCAGAACGCCGATAAGGTGGTGGAACGCCTGGATGCTTTTGTCGCCGCGTCGCCTTCGCTGGCCGATGACACGGCCGGCGTGGCGAACGACCCTTCGATGGAAAGCGTTTTTGCGGAAGCAAAAGCGGCTGCGGAGGAAACAGCTAAACTATCCGCCGTGGAAATGCCCGAAAGGGCGAATCCCCTTCAAGGGGAAAAACCAGCTTTTACCGAGCGGAGAGGGGAAAGGGCGGATTTCGTCGACCGGCGGCAGGAAACCATCCGGATAAAGCTGAGCATTCTGGACGAGCTGATGCAGCTTGCCGGCGAACTGGTCTTGGTGCGTAACCAGCAGTTGCTCTCGGAAGACCGCTCCAATCCGAACAGCCGCGCCAACATCCAGCGGCTCGATATCGTCACCTCGGAATTGCAAGAAACCATCATGGCCACCCGCATGCAGCCCATCGGCAACCTCTTCAACCGGTTTACCCGCGTGGTGCGCGATCTCGGCAACAAGCTGGGCAAACAGATTGAACTGGATATCACCGGCAGCGACGTGGAACTGGACAACACCATTCTGGAAGCCCTTGCGGACCCGATGACGCACCTCGTCCGCAATTCATGCGACCACGGCATAGAATTGCCCGCCGACCGGGTCAAGGCGGGCAAAAAAGAGGCCGGCAAGGTTAACCTTCGCGCCTACCACCGCAGCGGCCAGATAAATATAGAAATGTCGGATGATGGCAAAGGGATAAACCCGGCGGTCGTCCGCCGCAAAGCGCTGGAGAAGGGACTCAAAACGGAAGCCGAGTTGGCTGAAATGCCCGAGAAGGATATCGTTTCGCTCATTTTGCTCCCCGGTTTCTCCACGGCCGAACAGTTAAGCGACGTATCCGGCCGCGGCGTCGGCATGGACGTGGTGAAAACCGGCATCGAACGGTTAGGCGGCACGCTGGATATTGATTCGCAGGTGGGCAAGGGAACCACCGTCCATATGCGGTTGCCGCTGACGTTGGCCATCATCCCGTGCCTCATCGTGATGGTGGGGAAATACCGCTACGCCATCCCGCAGGTGAATCTGGAGGAGTTGGTCTGCCTGTATGACGAAGATGTCGCGACGAAGATAGAGTGCGCCGGTGACACCGAGGTGTACCGCCTGCGCGACAAGCTGCTCCCCATTGTGCGGATCGACGAGGTTCTGAAACGCCCCAAACCGTTTACCGCCGCCGACCGTTCGGCGATCACCGAAGACAACCGGAAACAGCAGGAGAAATACCTTGCCCAACTCGCGGGCAATGCAACGGAAGGGGCGTCACAGGCGCCGCACTCGCTCAATTTCATTGTGGTGAATGTTGTGAACCACTCCTTTGGCCTCGTCGTGGACAAAGTCATCGGCACCGAGGAGATCGTGGTGAAGCCGGTGCATCCGGCGGTGAAATCGCTTGGATGCTATGCCGGTTCCACGGTGATGGGGGACGGCCGCGTGGCGCTTATCCTGGACGTGCAGGGCGTGGCCCGTCACGCCGGGGTCAGCTTCGATGGCGGCGCCAAGGAAGCCGCACAGGACCGCAATGCGTTGCGCGCGACGGATATGCAGCGGGTGCTCCTTTTCAAAAGCGGTCCCGCCGAGCAGCTTGCCGCCCCGCTTTCCCTCATCAAGCGGATCGAAGCCATCAAAACGGAAAACATCGAGCGCATCGGCGGCCGCGAATATATCACCATCGAAGGCCAGTCCACCCTCATCCTGCGGCCGGACAAGCATCTGGCGGTCTCTCCCGCCGCGGACAAAAAAGAGATGTTCCTCATCATCCCGCGCATGGCGCGCCATCCGTTCGGGGTGCTGGTATCGCAATTGCTGGATACCATTGAGGCCGGCGTGGAGCTGAATACCGACTCATACGCCGAGGAAGGGCTTCTTGGCACCGCCATCATCAAGGACAAGATGACCCTTTTCCTGGATATCGACACGCTTATCCGGAAAGCGGAGCCGGCCTGGTTTCCCGCCGGTGGCGCCGGGAAAACCGGCGGCAAAATACTTCTTGTGGAAGATTCCCCTTTCTACCGCCGGTTGGTGAAAAAATATCTCGAGGCGGAAGGGTACGAAGTGGCGGAGGCCGGAAACGGCCAGGAGGGCCTTGCGCAACTGGATGCCCGCGAATTCGACCTTGTCATTTCCGACATCCAAATGCCGGTCATGGACGGCCTGACCTTTATACGAAACCTGCGCGCCGGATCACGGCAAAAGGGCATACCCGCGATAGCCCTTACCGCGCTCAATAACGACCGGGACAGGGTAAACGCCAAAGACGCCGGGTTCAACCATTATGAGTTGAAGATGAGCCGTGACCAGTTGCTCGCCAGCGTTGCGGAACTGATGGATATCGGCGCGGGCAACAGGAATTGA
- a CDS encoding chemotaxis protein CheW has product METLAAHKPEKEKEKEKLAVQNRQFCTFWLSGRLFGVQILDVKEIHPEVAITPIFHAPREVKGYVNIRGQVYLILDLRPMLGFESREIDRKSCLVIFKNTVGEPFGVLVDQIGDVVEVSSDQIETGGGDGGGQDKMGAAGMVQSVCKLPQSLLVVLDARKFLGSMETK; this is encoded by the coding sequence ATGGAAACGCTCGCCGCGCATAAACCGGAAAAGGAAAAGGAAAAGGAAAAGTTGGCGGTGCAAAACCGGCAGTTTTGCACCTTCTGGCTCTCTGGCCGGCTCTTTGGCGTGCAGATTTTGGACGTGAAGGAAATCCACCCCGAAGTCGCCATCACTCCCATTTTTCACGCGCCCCGCGAGGTGAAGGGGTATGTGAACATACGGGGACAGGTATACCTGATACTCGATCTCCGCCCGATGCTCGGATTCGAGAGCAGGGAAATCGACCGCAAGAGCTGCCTGGTTATTTTCAAGAACACCGTCGGGGAGCCGTTTGGCGTGTTGGTGGATCAGATCGGCGATGTGGTGGAAGTATCAAGCGACCAGATAGAGACGGGGGGCGGGGATGGCGGCGGACAGGATAAAATGGGCGCCGCGGGCATGGTTCAATCCGTCTGCAAATTGCCGCAGTCCTTGCTGGTGGTGTTGGATGCCCGGAAATTCCTGGGATCGATGGAAACCAAGTAA